One part of the Malus sylvestris chromosome 2, drMalSylv7.2, whole genome shotgun sequence genome encodes these proteins:
- the LOC126584134 gene encoding protein ASYMMETRIC LEAVES 2-like: MSSSSMSSSSNSPCAACKFLRRKCTPECVFAPYFPPDNPQRFANVHKVFGASNVAKILNELSASQRDDAVNSLAYEAEARLRDPVYGCVGLISLLQQRLKQVQADLFNAKKELATYIGPQAMLSILQPPTYMAQQLQGNASSSAGPPYSMSPMMGIPTAAASGQLMIRDPQQHQQIFEAQQLAAAVAGREQQEMFRSFDQSKQAMQQQAQDHLSGFTQMAGAVGNAVLPSLALGFDSGPYHQIQPQRPHHNHRHQLQLQAQLLLQTQQPQGQHRAQQSQQPQLQAKPDPGEEGGGRSVGPSC; this comes from the coding sequence ATGTCGTCGTCCTCAATGTCGTCGTCTTCAAACTCTCCGTGCGCAGCGTGCAAATTTCTTCGGCGGAAGTGCACGCCGGAGTGCGTCTTCGCGCCTTACTTCCCACCTGACAACCCCCAAAGGTTTGCCAACGTCCACAAGGTCTTCGGCGCCAGCAATGTCGCCAAGATCCTCAACGAGCTCAGCGCTTCTCAGCGCGATGACGCCGTCAACTCCCTGGCCTACGAGGCGGAGGCCCGCCTCCGGGACCCTGTCTATGGCTGCGTCGGACTCATCTCCCTCCTCCAGCAGCGGCTGAAGCAAGTCCAGGCGGACCTTTTCAATGCCAAAAAGGAGCTCGCAACTTACATAGGTCCACAAGCTATGCTCTCCATTCTCCAGCCGCCGACTTACATGGCTCAGCAGCTCCAAGGAAACGCTTCTTCCTCGGCCGGTCCGCCGTACAGCATGTCTCCGATGATGGGCATTCCGACTGCTGCAGCTTCCGGTCAGCTGATGATTCGAGATCCCCAGCAGCATCAACAGATTTTCGAGGCGCAGCAGTTGGCGGCAGCCGTGGCGGGGAGGGAGCAGCAGGAGATGTTCAGGAGTTTTGATCAGAGTAAACAGGCAATGCAGCAGCAGGCGCAGGACCATTTGAGCGGGTTCACTCAGATGGCGGGAGCGGTGGGCAACGCTGTTTTGCCGTCTTTGGCTCTGGGGTTTGATAGCGGTCCGTACCACCAGATTCAGCCGCAGCGCCCTCACCATAATCACCGCCACCAGCTGCAGCTTCAGGCTCAGCTGTTGCTCCAAACCCAACAGCCGCAAGGGCAGCATCGGGCTCAGCAATCCCAGCAACCCCAGCTGCAGGCAAAACCCGATCCGGGCGAGGAAGGTGGTGGTAGGAGTGTGGGTCCCTCTTGTTGA